The following proteins are encoded in a genomic region of Pseudomonas sp. Os17:
- the cmoB gene encoding tRNA 5-methoxyuridine(34)/uridine 5-oxyacetic acid(34) synthase CmoB: MIDLSPLARRLAGTPLAAWAAGLQAQLDAKMEKGHGDLERWQSALDALPNIQPSEVDLINGLRLDTDCDDATRAQMRSALMGLSPWRKGPFDLFGVHVDTEWRSDWKWSRVAPHLNLEGKRILDVGCGNGYYMWRMLGAGAHSVIGVDPNWLFFCQFQAVQRYLSQPAVWHLPFPFEDLPANLEGFDTVFSMGVFYHRRSPIEHLLALKDCLVKGGELVLETLVVEGDQHQVLVPEDRYAQMRNVWFLPSVPALELWLRRAGFSDVRCVDVSVTSVEEQRGTEWMKYQSLSDFLDPNDHSKTIEGLPAPMRAVIVARK; the protein is encoded by the coding sequence ATGATTGATCTGTCCCCCCTCGCCCGCCGCCTGGCGGGCACGCCCCTGGCCGCCTGGGCCGCCGGTCTGCAAGCCCAGCTCGATGCCAAGATGGAAAAGGGCCATGGCGACCTTGAACGCTGGCAGAGCGCCCTGGACGCATTACCGAACATCCAGCCCAGCGAAGTCGACCTGATCAACGGCCTGCGCCTGGACACCGATTGCGATGACGCCACCCGGGCGCAGATGCGCAGCGCGCTGATGGGCCTGTCACCCTGGCGCAAGGGCCCGTTCGACCTGTTCGGCGTGCACGTGGACACCGAATGGCGCTCGGACTGGAAATGGTCGCGGGTCGCCCCGCACCTGAACCTTGAAGGCAAACGCATCCTCGACGTCGGCTGCGGCAATGGCTACTACATGTGGCGCATGCTCGGCGCCGGCGCCCACAGCGTGATCGGCGTGGACCCCAACTGGTTGTTCTTCTGCCAGTTCCAGGCGGTGCAGCGCTACCTCTCGCAGCCTGCGGTGTGGCACTTGCCGTTTCCTTTCGAAGACCTGCCGGCCAACCTGGAAGGTTTCGACACGGTGTTTTCCATGGGGGTGTTCTACCACCGGCGTTCGCCCATCGAGCATCTGCTGGCGCTCAAGGACTGCCTGGTCAAGGGTGGCGAACTGGTGCTGGAAACCCTGGTGGTGGAAGGCGATCAGCATCAGGTGCTGGTGCCGGAAGACCGTTATGCGCAGATGCGCAACGTGTGGTTCCTGCCCTCGGTGCCGGCCCTGGAGCTGTGGCTGCGGCGCGCCGGGTTCAGCGATGTGCGCTGCGTGGATGTCAGCGTGACCAGCGTCGAGGAGCAGCGCGGCACCGAGTGGATGAAGTACCAGTCCCTGAGCGACTTCCTCGACCCCAACGATCACAGCAAGACCATCGAAGGCCTGCCGGCGCCGATGCGCGCGGTGATTGTCGCCAGAAAATAA
- the tadA gene encoding tRNA adenosine(34) deaminase TadA yields MRQIRPAPIIDRSRDQDFMREALALAAQGAALGEVPVGAVLVLDGQIIGRGYNCPISGSDPSAHAEMVAIRAAAQAVSNYRLPGSTLYVTLEPCSMCAGLIVHSRIARVVYGALEPKAGIVQSQGQFFTQGFLNHRVLYEGGVLAEECGTVLSEFFKARRAR; encoded by the coding sequence ATGCGCCAGATACGCCCGGCGCCGATCATCGACCGCAGCCGCGACCAGGACTTCATGCGCGAAGCCCTGGCCCTGGCCGCCCAGGGCGCGGCCCTGGGAGAAGTGCCGGTGGGCGCGGTGCTGGTGCTGGATGGCCAGATCATCGGCCGCGGCTACAACTGCCCGATCAGCGGCAGCGACCCCAGCGCCCACGCCGAGATGGTGGCGATCCGCGCGGCGGCCCAGGCGGTGAGCAACTATCGCCTGCCCGGCAGCACCCTGTACGTGACCCTGGAACCTTGCAGCATGTGCGCCGGCTTGATCGTCCACTCGCGCATTGCCCGCGTGGTGTACGGCGCCCTGGAACCCAAGGCCGGCATCGTGCAGAGCCAGGGTCAGTTCTTCACCCAGGGGTTTCTCAATCATCGGGTGCTGTACGAGGGCGGGGTGCTGGCCGAAGAGTGCGGCACGGTGTTGAGCGAATTCTTCAAGGCGCGCCGGGCGCGCTGA
- a CDS encoding multicopper oxidase family protein, whose amino-acid sequence MSFTRRQILGGLAGLVVVGVGAGGASRYWLGKMADAEAGHDYELIAAPLDVELVPGHKTEAWAFGPSAPGTELRVRQGEWLRVRFINHLPVATTIHWHGIRLPLEMDGVPYVSQLPVLPGEYFDYKFRVPDAGSYWYHPHVNSSEELGRGLVGPLIVEEREPTGFQYERTLSLKSWHVDEEGAFTPFSVPREAARGGTAGRLSTINGVSQAVIDLPAGQITRVRLLNLDNTLTYRINIPDVEAQIYALDGNPIEPRPLGKEYWLGPGMRICLAIKAPAAGQELSLRNGPVRLGTLRSVANSDAPTQWPPALPANPVAEPDLDNAEKLNFNFEWVGSVSVNVDNGQPPSLWQINGQAWDITDKTCADRPIATLKKGKSYIFELKNMTQYQHPIHLHGMSFKVIASNRKKITPYFTDTYLLGKNERARVALVADNPGVWMFHCHVIDHMETGLMAAIEVA is encoded by the coding sequence ATGTCCTTTACCCGTCGACAAATACTCGGTGGTCTGGCCGGTCTGGTAGTGGTTGGCGTGGGAGCGGGCGGCGCCTCGCGTTACTGGCTGGGGAAAATGGCCGACGCCGAAGCGGGCCACGACTACGAGCTGATCGCCGCGCCGCTGGATGTGGAACTGGTGCCGGGGCACAAGACCGAGGCCTGGGCTTTTGGCCCATCGGCACCGGGCACCGAACTGCGGGTGCGCCAGGGCGAGTGGCTGCGGGTGCGCTTCATCAACCACCTGCCCGTGGCCACCACCATCCACTGGCATGGCATCCGCCTGCCCCTGGAAATGGACGGCGTGCCTTACGTCTCGCAACTGCCGGTGCTGCCGGGGGAATACTTCGACTACAAGTTCCGCGTGCCGGATGCCGGCAGCTACTGGTATCACCCCCACGTCAACAGCAGCGAGGAACTGGGCCGCGGCCTGGTGGGCCCGCTGATCGTCGAGGAGCGCGAGCCTACCGGCTTCCAGTACGAACGCACCCTGAGCCTGAAAAGCTGGCACGTGGATGAAGAGGGCGCATTCACGCCCTTCAGCGTCCCGCGGGAAGCGGCGCGGGGCGGCACCGCCGGGCGCCTGTCCACCATCAACGGCGTGTCCCAGGCGGTGATCGACCTGCCGGCGGGGCAGATCACCCGGGTGCGCCTGCTCAACCTCGACAACACCCTGACCTATCGCATCAACATTCCCGACGTCGAAGCGCAGATCTACGCACTGGATGGCAACCCCATCGAGCCGCGTCCGTTGGGCAAGGAATACTGGCTGGGCCCGGGCATGCGCATCTGCCTGGCGATCAAGGCGCCGGCGGCGGGGCAGGAACTGTCCCTGCGCAACGGGCCGGTGCGCCTGGGCACCTTGCGTTCGGTGGCCAACAGCGATGCGCCGACTCAGTGGCCGCCAGCCCTGCCGGCCAACCCGGTGGCCGAGCCGGATCTCGACAATGCCGAGAAGCTCAACTTCAATTTCGAGTGGGTTGGCTCGGTCTCGGTGAACGTGGACAATGGCCAGCCGCCGAGCCTGTGGCAGATCAACGGCCAGGCCTGGGACATCACCGACAAGACCTGCGCCGACCGCCCGATTGCCACGCTGAAAAAGGGCAAGAGCTACATTTTCGAATTGAAGAACATGACTCAGTACCAACACCCGATCCACTTGCACGGCATGAGCTTCAAGGTCATCGCCTCGAACCGCAAGAAGATCACCCCCTACTTCACCGACACCTACCTGCTGGGCAAGAACGAGCGTGCCCGCGTGGCGCTGGTGGCGGATAACCCTGGGGTCTGGATGTTCCACTGCCACGTGATCGACCACATGGAAACCGGCCTGATGGCCGCCATCGAGGTGGCGTGA
- a CDS encoding PTS transporter subunit EIIB — MFEKLQRAFWKALTPDLIPDQPKAPQAKGSVLSDAMLAALGGSANIKSQQPLALTRLRLELHDPQLLDSSALRVAGVPAVMPLAGGVVHLLLGLQG, encoded by the coding sequence ATGTTCGAGAAATTGCAACGGGCGTTCTGGAAGGCCCTGACTCCAGACCTGATCCCTGATCAGCCGAAGGCCCCCCAGGCCAAGGGCAGTGTTCTGAGTGACGCGATGCTGGCGGCACTGGGTGGTAGCGCCAACATCAAGAGCCAACAACCATTGGCCCTGACCCGCCTGCGCCTGGAACTGCATGATCCGCAGTTGCTGGACAGCAGCGCCCTGCGAGTGGCGGGGGTGCCGGCAGTGATGCCCCTGGCCGGTGGTGTGGTGCATCTGCTGTTGGGATTGCAGGGCTGA
- the ptsP gene encoding phosphoenolpyruvate--protein phosphotransferase, producing MAITQPLQLLAPLSGVLLPLEQVPDPVFSSRVIGDGLCIDPTSQTLCAPLSGVVSNLQRSGHALSITGEQGQQVLMHIGLDTVNLAGKGFTCLIEEGQQVTAGQPLIEFDADYLALHARSLLTLMLVVSGEAVTGLVGDRLLVELGQPVLQIEPASAEEGAKAEDAEAEALFSKPLILGNPQGLHARPAALLAQAAKGFAANICLHRRQDSANAKSLVSIMALQTVQGDVLQVSAVGADAEQAIQALVELLASGCGEKISAVASPEPRVVVDEALDPLWRGVCASPGSAFGQVLQVAEQRLQIREAATRPQQERESLEQALSQAREALQWLRDSASADAQQDIFRAHQELLDDPSLLEQAHALIANGKSAAFAWNSAIEATAELFKGLGSSLLAERAVDLADVGQRVLKLLLGVQEPALILPDQAILIAEQLTPSQTASLDTTKVLGFVTVGGGATSHVAILARALGLPAICGLSPRVLSLANGTQVLLDADRGELHTDPDPQRVQQLQALRQQQRQRQQQDLAQAAHPAVTRDGHHLEVTANIASLAEAEQAMSLGGEGVGLLRSEFLYQDRSQAPSPEEQAATYQAIAQALGPTRNLVVRTLDVGGDKPLAYVPMEREANPFLGLRGIRLCLERPELLREQFRAMLACAGQARLHIMLPMVSQLAELRQARQLLDDEVRALGLAERPKLGIMIEVPSAALMADRFAPEVDFFSIGTNDLTQYTLAMDRDHPRLAGQADSFHPAVLRLIARTVQAAHAHGKWVGVCGALASETLAVPLLLGLGVDELSVSVPLIPAIKARVRELDLSECQALAARIIDLEDAVQVRECLQRQQVAADSLVLEN from the coding sequence ATGGCCATAACCCAACCCTTGCAATTGCTCGCGCCCCTGTCCGGGGTGCTGCTGCCCCTGGAGCAGGTCCCGGACCCGGTGTTTTCCAGCCGGGTGATCGGTGACGGGCTGTGCATCGACCCGACTTCCCAAACCCTCTGCGCACCGCTGTCCGGGGTGGTCAGCAACCTGCAGCGCAGCGGCCACGCGCTGAGCATCACCGGCGAACAGGGCCAGCAGGTGTTGATGCACATCGGGCTGGACACGGTGAACCTGGCAGGCAAGGGCTTCACCTGCCTGATCGAGGAAGGCCAGCAGGTCACGGCCGGCCAGCCGCTGATCGAGTTCGACGCCGACTACCTGGCCCTGCATGCCCGCAGCCTGCTGACCCTGATGCTGGTGGTCAGCGGCGAAGCGGTGACCGGGCTGGTCGGCGACCGACTGCTGGTGGAGCTGGGACAGCCGGTGTTGCAGATCGAGCCCGCCTCCGCAGAGGAAGGTGCCAAGGCCGAGGACGCTGAAGCTGAGGCGCTGTTTTCCAAACCGCTGATCCTTGGCAACCCCCAGGGCCTGCATGCGCGCCCGGCGGCGTTGCTGGCCCAGGCCGCCAAGGGCTTTGCCGCGAATATCTGCCTGCACCGGCGCCAGGACTCGGCCAATGCCAAGTCCCTGGTGTCGATCATGGCCTTGCAGACCGTGCAGGGCGATGTCTTGCAGGTCAGCGCCGTGGGCGCGGATGCCGAGCAGGCGATCCAGGCGCTGGTGGAACTGCTGGCCTCCGGTTGTGGCGAAAAGATCAGCGCCGTAGCAAGCCCCGAGCCGCGAGTCGTGGTTGATGAAGCGCTGGATCCGTTGTGGCGAGGCGTTTGCGCGTCACCGGGCTCGGCATTCGGTCAGGTGCTGCAGGTGGCCGAGCAGCGCCTGCAGATACGCGAGGCGGCAACCCGCCCGCAGCAGGAGCGCGAGTCTCTGGAGCAGGCCCTGAGCCAGGCCCGTGAGGCTCTGCAGTGGCTGCGCGACAGCGCCAGCGCTGACGCGCAGCAGGACATCTTCCGGGCCCATCAGGAGCTGCTCGATGACCCGAGCCTGCTGGAGCAGGCCCACGCCCTGATCGCCAATGGCAAGAGCGCGGCCTTTGCCTGGAACAGCGCCATCGAAGCCACCGCCGAGTTGTTCAAGGGCCTGGGCAGTAGCCTGTTGGCCGAGCGCGCGGTGGATCTGGCGGATGTCGGCCAGCGGGTGCTCAAGCTGCTTCTCGGGGTGCAGGAGCCAGCCCTGATCCTGCCGGATCAGGCGATCCTGATTGCCGAGCAGCTGACCCCGTCGCAGACCGCGAGCCTGGACACCACCAAGGTGCTGGGGTTTGTCACCGTCGGGGGCGGCGCCACCAGCCATGTGGCGATTCTGGCCCGGGCCCTGGGCCTGCCCGCGATCTGTGGCCTGTCGCCTCGGGTCCTGTCCCTGGCCAACGGCACCCAGGTCCTGCTGGACGCCGATCGCGGCGAACTGCATACGGACCCGGACCCGCAACGGGTGCAGCAACTGCAGGCCCTGCGTCAGCAGCAACGCCAGCGCCAGCAGCAGGACCTGGCCCAGGCCGCGCATCCTGCGGTGACCCGCGACGGTCATCACCTGGAGGTGACGGCCAATATTGCTTCCCTGGCCGAGGCCGAGCAGGCCATGAGCCTGGGCGGCGAAGGCGTTGGCCTGTTGCGCTCGGAGTTCCTCTACCAGGACCGCAGCCAGGCCCCGAGCCCCGAGGAGCAGGCCGCGACTTACCAGGCCATTGCCCAGGCCCTGGGGCCGACGCGCAATCTGGTGGTGCGGACCCTGGACGTGGGCGGCGACAAGCCCCTGGCCTATGTGCCCATGGAGCGCGAAGCCAACCCCTTTCTCGGCCTGCGTGGCATCCGCCTGTGCCTGGAGCGTCCCGAACTGCTGCGCGAGCAGTTCCGGGCGATGCTCGCCTGCGCCGGGCAGGCCCGCCTGCACATCATGCTGCCGATGGTCAGCCAGCTGGCGGAGCTGCGTCAGGCGCGCCAGTTGCTCGATGACGAGGTTCGGGCCCTGGGCCTCGCGGAGCGGCCCAAGCTGGGGATCATGATCGAGGTGCCTTCAGCGGCCTTGATGGCGGATCGTTTTGCCCCGGAGGTGGATTTCTTCTCCATCGGCACCAACGACCTGACCCAGTACACCCTGGCCATGGACCGCGATCATCCGCGCCTGGCCGGTCAGGCCGACAGCTTTCACCCGGCGGTGCTGCGCCTGATCGCCCGCACGGTGCAGGCCGCCCATGCCCACGGCAAGTGGGTCGGCGTCTGCGGCGCCCTGGCTTCCGAAACCCTGGCGGTGCCGCTGTTGCTGGGCCTGGGAGTAGACGAGCTGTCGGTGAGCGTGCCGTTGATTCCCGCCATCAAGGCCCGGGTACGGGAGTTGGATCTGAGCGAGTGCCAGGCCTTGGCAGCGCGGATCATTGATCTGGAAGACGCGGTTCAGGTACGTGAATGCCTGCAACGGCAGCAAGTCGCCGCCGACTCACTGGTTCTGGAGAACTGA
- a CDS encoding maltoporin, which translates to MRTTINRGLAASCLCLALPFPAQALEFAGYLRSGLGTSVNSGSQSCFQLPGAQSKYRLGNECEQYAELELRQDLYTLDDGSVLSVDGMASLYNRYDRNLSFQGENGSARMPQMYAQWSNLPSLNGGSLWAGRRYYKRNDIHISDFYYWNQSATGGGVEDVRIGDLKYSYAFSRKDNLYQKQAVSRHDFNVAGFQTNPGGELELGLSYLEKPDRRGAHNGWAITTQHVQKDFFGGKNKLALQYGEGPGTGLGYTGNTYLDDSNKSYRLVEFFDWQLTPRFGGQVEAVYQKDIRPDGQDQNWISLGVRPAYAITEQFKLVTEFGHDQVEAPGGTRKLSKFTFAPTWSPKGPDFWARPEVRLYYTYASWNEAAKRAANELAAGSALSDSGVFGSARHGANVGLQVEYWWK; encoded by the coding sequence ATGAGAACAACAATAAATCGCGGTCTGGCGGCGTCCTGCCTGTGCCTGGCCTTGCCTTTTCCGGCCCAGGCCCTGGAGTTTGCCGGCTACCTGCGCAGCGGCCTGGGCACCTCGGTCAACAGCGGCTCGCAGTCCTGCTTCCAGTTGCCCGGCGCGCAGTCCAAGTACCGCCTGGGCAACGAGTGCGAGCAGTACGCCGAGCTGGAACTGCGCCAGGACCTGTACACCCTGGACGACGGCTCGGTGCTCAGCGTCGACGGCATGGCCTCGCTGTACAACCGCTACGACCGCAACCTGAGCTTCCAGGGCGAGAACGGTTCGGCGCGGATGCCGCAGATGTACGCCCAGTGGTCGAACCTGCCCAGCCTCAATGGCGGTTCGCTGTGGGCCGGGCGCCGTTACTACAAGCGTAACGACATCCATATTTCCGACTTCTACTACTGGAACCAGAGCGCCACCGGCGGCGGGGTCGAGGACGTGCGCATTGGCGATCTGAAATACAGCTACGCCTTTTCCCGCAAGGACAATCTCTATCAGAAGCAGGCGGTGAGCCGTCATGACTTCAACGTCGCCGGCTTCCAGACCAACCCCGGCGGCGAGCTGGAACTGGGCCTGAGCTACCTGGAAAAGCCCGATCGCCGTGGTGCCCACAATGGTTGGGCGATCACCACCCAGCATGTGCAGAAGGACTTTTTCGGCGGCAAGAACAAACTCGCCCTGCAATACGGCGAAGGCCCCGGCACCGGCCTGGGCTACACCGGCAACACCTACCTGGATGACAGCAACAAGAGCTATCGCCTGGTGGAGTTCTTCGACTGGCAACTGACCCCGCGCTTCGGCGGCCAGGTGGAGGCGGTCTATCAGAAGGACATTCGCCCCGACGGCCAGGATCAGAACTGGATCTCGTTGGGCGTGCGCCCGGCCTACGCCATCACCGAGCAGTTCAAGCTGGTGACCGAGTTCGGCCACGATCAGGTGGAGGCGCCCGGGGGCACCCGCAAACTCAGCAAGTTCACCTTCGCACCCACCTGGTCACCCAAGGGCCCGGACTTCTGGGCCCGGCCGGAGGTGCGGCTGTACTACACCTATGCCAGCTGGAACGAGGCCGCCAAGCGCGCGGCCAATGAGCTGGCGGCCGGTTCCGCGCTGTCCGACAGCGGCGTGTTCGGCAGCGCCCGGCATGGCGCGAACGTCGGCTTGCAGGTCGAGTACTGGTGGAAATAA
- the treC gene encoding alpha,alpha-phosphotrehalase — translation MQDWQRSVIYQIYPKSFHSHQGRPTGDLLGVVDKLDYLHWLGVDCLWLTPFLRSPQRDNGYDISDYYAIDPSYGSMADCELLIAEAGKRGIKLMLDIVVNHTSIEHAWFQQARSSLDNPYRDFYIWRDEPNNWESKFGGSAWEYEAQTGQYYLHLFDHTQADLNWDNPQVRAEVFKMMRFWRDKGVGGFRLDVINLISKPADFPEDQSDGRRFYTDGPNVHQYLQEMHREVFAGHDLVNVGEMSSTRLEHCIRYSHPESKELSMTFNFHHLKVDYPNQQKWLRADFDFLELKRILSDWQTGMQAGGGWNALFWCNHDQPRVVSRFGDDGEHRVVSAKMLATALHLLQGTPFVYQGEELGMTNPHFERIEQYRDVETLNIHRLKREAGEDPQAIMAAIQQKSRDNGRTPMQWHAGANAGFSSAEPWIGIPANASQINVEAQLDDQDSVLHHYRRLIALRRQEALIQHGLYRQLLPEHRQVWAYVREGEGERLLVVNNFYGAPCEVELPEAVIGAGMQQRLLISNYPDHEPRSRHVHLRPYESFVLHLTL, via the coding sequence ATGCAAGACTGGCAGCGTTCGGTGATCTACCAGATCTACCCGAAGAGTTTTCACAGCCACCAAGGGCGGCCCACCGGCGACCTGCTGGGCGTGGTGGACAAGCTCGACTACCTGCACTGGCTGGGGGTCGACTGCCTGTGGCTGACGCCGTTCCTGCGCTCGCCACAGCGGGACAATGGCTACGACATCAGCGACTACTACGCCATCGATCCCAGCTACGGCAGCATGGCCGATTGCGAGCTGCTGATCGCCGAAGCCGGCAAGCGCGGGATCAAGCTGATGCTGGATATCGTGGTCAACCACACCTCCATCGAGCACGCCTGGTTCCAGCAGGCCCGCAGCAGCCTGGACAACCCCTACCGGGACTTCTACATCTGGCGCGATGAGCCCAACAACTGGGAATCCAAGTTCGGCGGCTCCGCCTGGGAATACGAGGCCCAGACCGGGCAGTACTACCTGCACCTGTTCGATCACACCCAGGCCGACCTCAACTGGGACAACCCCCAGGTGCGCGCCGAGGTGTTCAAGATGATGCGTTTCTGGCGCGACAAGGGCGTCGGCGGCTTCCGCCTCGACGTGATCAACCTGATCTCCAAACCGGCGGATTTCCCCGAGGACCAGAGTGACGGCCGCCGCTTCTATACCGACGGCCCCAACGTCCACCAGTACCTGCAGGAGATGCACCGGGAAGTGTTCGCCGGCCACGATCTGGTGAATGTCGGCGAGATGTCCTCCACCCGCCTGGAGCACTGCATCCGCTATTCCCATCCGGAGTCGAAGGAGCTGTCGATGACCTTCAACTTCCATCACCTGAAGGTGGACTACCCCAACCAGCAGAAGTGGCTGCGGGCCGATTTCGACTTCCTCGAACTCAAGCGCATCCTCTCCGATTGGCAAACCGGCATGCAGGCCGGCGGCGGCTGGAATGCGCTGTTCTGGTGTAACCACGACCAGCCGCGGGTGGTCTCGCGCTTTGGCGATGACGGCGAACACCGGGTGGTCTCGGCGAAGATGCTGGCCACCGCGCTGCACCTGCTCCAGGGCACGCCTTTCGTCTATCAGGGCGAAGAGCTGGGCATGACCAATCCGCATTTCGAGCGCATTGAGCAGTACCGCGATGTCGAGACCCTGAACATCCACCGCCTCAAGCGCGAGGCCGGTGAAGACCCGCAGGCCATCATGGCGGCGATCCAGCAGAAATCCCGGGACAACGGACGCACGCCGATGCAGTGGCATGCCGGGGCCAACGCCGGTTTCAGCAGCGCCGAGCCCTGGATCGGGATACCGGCCAACGCCAGCCAGATCAATGTCGAGGCGCAACTCGACGACCAGGATTCGGTGCTGCATCACTACCGTCGGCTGATCGCCTTGCGCCGCCAGGAAGCGCTGATCCAGCACGGCCTCTATCGCCAGCTGCTGCCCGAGCATCGGCAAGTCTGGGCCTATGTGCGCGAGGGCGAGGGCGAGCGCCTGCTGGTGGTGAACAACTTCTACGGCGCGCCGTGCGAGGTCGAGTTGCCGGAAGCGGTAATCGGCGCGGGCATGCAACAGCGCCTGCTGATCAGCAACTACCCGGACCACGAGCCCCGCAGCCGGCACGTGCACCTGCGGCCCTACGAATCCTTCGTTCTGCACCTGACCCTGTAG
- the treP gene encoding PTS system trehalose-specific EIIBC component: MSHDYSTIASELLHSLGGADNLEQAAHCVTRLRLALKDPSLVDSATLNQIDLVKGSFFTGGLYQVVIGPGEVEKVYAALRQQTGLAASTIADVKDKGAQKTHAMQRLVRVFSDVFMPILPALIIAGLLMGVNNLLGAKGMFIEGKTLLEAYPGLDGLWSLINLMANTSFVFLPALVGWSAAKRFGGSEILGIVLGLMLVHPDLLNAWNYGKAVAGLDGQSLPYFDIFGLFQIEKVGYQGQILPILLAAYVMSVIEKWLRARVPNAITLLVVPITTIVVTGVLALAIIGPVTRHLGILITEGVVTLFELAPMLGGAIFGLLYAPLVITGMHHMFLAVDLQLIATQGGTFIWPMIVMSNLAQGSAALAVFTMSRNARDRSMASTSAISAYFGITEPAMFGVNLRYKFPFYAALIGSALGCVFLSLNKVQASAIGVGGLPGFISIIPQYIPMFVIGMVIALVVPFVLTCGLSLKIIRPGYRVA; encoded by the coding sequence ATGAGCCACGACTATTCAACGATCGCCAGCGAGTTGCTGCACAGCCTCGGTGGCGCCGACAACCTCGAACAGGCGGCCCACTGCGTGACCCGCCTGCGCCTGGCCCTGAAGGACCCGAGCCTGGTCGACAGCGCCACCCTCAACCAGATCGACCTGGTCAAGGGCTCGTTCTTCACCGGTGGCCTGTATCAGGTGGTGATCGGCCCCGGCGAAGTGGAAAAGGTCTATGCGGCCTTGCGCCAGCAGACCGGTCTGGCGGCCTCGACCATTGCCGACGTGAAGGACAAGGGCGCCCAGAAGACCCACGCCATGCAGCGCCTGGTGCGGGTGTTCTCCGATGTGTTCATGCCGATCCTGCCGGCGCTGATCATCGCCGGCCTGCTGATGGGGGTGAACAACCTGCTGGGGGCCAAGGGCATGTTCATCGAGGGCAAGACCCTGCTTGAGGCCTACCCGGGCCTCGACGGGCTCTGGAGCCTGATCAACCTGATGGCCAACACCTCCTTCGTGTTCCTCCCGGCCCTGGTGGGCTGGTCGGCGGCCAAGCGCTTTGGCGGTAGCGAGATCCTGGGCATCGTCCTGGGCCTGATGCTGGTCCACCCCGATCTGCTCAACGCCTGGAACTACGGCAAGGCGGTGGCCGGGCTGGATGGCCAGAGCCTGCCGTACTTCGACATCTTCGGTCTGTTCCAGATCGAGAAGGTGGGCTATCAGGGGCAGATCCTGCCGATCCTGTTGGCGGCCTATGTGATGAGCGTGATCGAAAAATGGCTGCGCGCCCGGGTGCCCAACGCCATCACCCTGCTGGTGGTGCCCATCACCACCATCGTGGTCACCGGCGTGCTGGCCCTGGCGATCATCGGTCCGGTGACCCGGCACCTGGGGATTCTGATCACCGAAGGCGTGGTCACCCTGTTCGAACTGGCGCCCATGCTCGGCGGCGCGATCTTCGGCCTGCTCTATGCGCCACTGGTGATCACCGGCATGCACCACATGTTCCTGGCGGTCGACCTGCAACTGATTGCCACCCAGGGCGGCACCTTCATCTGGCCGATGATCGTCATGTCCAACCTGGCCCAGGGCAGCGCGGCCCTGGCGGTGTTCACCATGAGCCGCAACGCCCGTGACCGCAGCATGGCCTCGACCTCGGCGATTTCCGCCTACTTCGGCATCACCGAGCCGGCGATGTTCGGCGTCAACCTGCGCTACAAGTTTCCCTTCTATGCCGCGCTGATCGGCTCGGCCCTGGGCTGCGTGTTTCTGTCGCTGAACAAGGTCCAGGCCTCGGCCATCGGCGTCGGCGGGCTGCCGGGGTTCATCTCGATCATTCCCCAGTACATCCCGATGTTCGTCATCGGCATGGTCATCGCCCTGGTGGTGCCTTTTGTCCTGACCTGCGGCCTGAGCCTGAAGATCATCCGGCCCGGCTATCGCGTGGCCTGA
- the treR gene encoding trehalose operon repressor, which yields MSKYNQIYSDLLASITTERLERGARLPSESELMDSYQASRGTVRKAIELLQERGFAQKIHGKGTFVLSPNPIEFQLGGIVSFQETYPRLGDDVSTEVVEFSQFPLQGALLNHLQAEEGSLITRIKRVRRIDGKRVILDINHFVAELIPGLDREIAEHSIYAYIEQTLQLNISYAQRTIEASPRSKDDQQLLDLDGQSHVIVVSNQTFLQDGRQFEYTESRHTLDKFYFSDVARR from the coding sequence ATGAGCAAATACAACCAGATCTACAGTGATCTGCTTGCCAGCATCACCACCGAACGCCTGGAGCGTGGCGCCCGCCTGCCTTCGGAAAGCGAACTGATGGACAGCTACCAGGCCAGCCGCGGCACCGTGCGCAAGGCCATCGAACTGCTGCAGGAGCGCGGCTTCGCGCAGAAGATCCATGGCAAGGGCACCTTCGTGCTCTCGCCCAATCCCATCGAGTTCCAGCTGGGCGGCATCGTCAGCTTCCAGGAAACCTATCCGCGCCTGGGGGATGACGTCAGCACCGAGGTGGTGGAGTTCAGCCAGTTCCCCCTGCAAGGCGCGCTGCTCAATCACCTGCAGGCCGAAGAAGGCAGCCTGATCACACGGATCAAGCGTGTGCGGCGAATCGACGGCAAGCGGGTGATTCTCGACATCAACCATTTTGTCGCCGAGCTGATTCCGGGGCTGGACCGAGAGATCGCAGAGCATTCGATCTACGCCTACATCGAACAGACCCTGCAACTGAACATCAGCTATGCCCAGCGCACCATCGAGGCCAGCCCGCGGAGCAAGGACGACCAGCAGTTGCTCGACCTGGACGGCCAGAGCCATGTGATCGTGGTGAGCAACCAGACCTTTCTGCAGGACGGGCGGCAGTTCGAGTACACCGAATCACGGCACACCCTGGACAAGTTCTACTTCTCCGACGTGGCCCGGCGCTAA